In candidate division WOR-3 bacterium, the genomic stretch GACAATCTGTGCAGATGAGTAGATACGATTACTGCAATCAAAATTATTTTAGCATTCATAACTTATTTTATTATTTTATCATAGGAGGTGACAAATGACTGAAAAGAAAGTCGGTAAAGTGACCCATTTTTTTGGTAAAATCAGTGTAGCGATTGTGGAACTGACTGATGACTCATTATCAGTTGGTGATACAATTCACATCAAAGGTCATACTTCTGATTTTACCCAAAAAGTAGAA encodes the following:
- a CDS encoding translation elongation factor-like protein, with translation MTEKKVGKVTHFFGKISVAIVELTDDSLSVGDTIHIKGHTSDFTQKVESMQIEHKNVEKAEVGQSIGLKVIAHAHENDIVYKVIE